The Minwuia thermotolerans genomic interval CTCTGCGAACGGCTGAAGGACCTGATCCCGCGCCAGATGTTCAAGATCCCGATCCAGGCCGCCATCGGCGGCTCGGTGATCGCGCGAGAGACCATCTCGGCGATGCGCAAGGACGTGACCGCGAAGTGCTATGGCGGCGACGTCACCCGCAAGAAGAAGCTGCTGGAGAAGCAGAAGGCCGGCAAGCGGCGCATGCGCACCTATGGCAAGGTCGACATCCCGCAGGAGGCCTTCATGGCCGCACTGCGCATGGGCGACGAGTAGCCCTGCCTCAGAGCGCCCGCGCCGTCCTTCCGATCAGATCCCAGGCCGCGTCGACATGGCGGGCTTCGGTGCGGGCCTGACCGATCGAAATGCGGATGGCGTAGCGGCCGCGCACGCGGTTGGGCGTGAAATAGGCCTCGCCTGAATCGTTCAGCGCCAGCAGCAGCCTCTCGTTCAGTTCGTCGCAGGCCGCGTCGTCCGCGCCTTCCGGGCGGTAGCGGAAGTTGATCAGCGAGAGCACCCGGGGCGCGACCAGCTCGAAATCCGGCTCGGCGGCGATGCGCCGCTCCAGGTCCTCGGCCAGCGCGATATGGCTTCGCAGGAATGCCTGAAGCCCCTCGACGCCATAGCTCCTGAGCACGAACCAGAGCTTCAGGGCGCGGAAACGGCGTCCCAGCGGCACGCCCCAGTCGCGGTAGTCGGCGACCTGCCCGGTTTCGGGGCCCTGGTAGTAGGTGGCGTCGATGGCGAAGGTGCGGACCAGCGCCTCCGGGTCGCGCACGAAATGGGCGGCGCAGTCGAAATTGGTCAGCAGCCACTTGTGCGGGTTGAAGACGAGGCTGTCGACGTTCCCCTGTCCCTCCAGCATCCAGCGGCACTCGGGCAGGATCAGCGCCGCGCCTGCCCAGGCGGCGTCGACGTGCAGGAAGACGCCGCGGGCGGCGCAGATCTCCCCGACCGACTTCAGATCGTCGATGGCGCCGACGCCGGTCGCGCCGAGCGAGGCGACGACGCAGGCCGGCTTGCGCCCCGCAGCGATGTCGTCGTCGATCGTCCGCGCCAGTTCGCCGGGCACGATGGCGAAATCGTCGCCGGTCGCCACCTTGCGCACGTTCCGCCGCCCGTACCCGGCGATCTTCGCCCCCTTCTCGATCGAGGTGTGTGTCTGGTCGGAGCAGTAGACGACGAGTTCCGGGCCGCCGGCCAGGCCGGCTTCGTTCGCCATGTCGTCCGTGGCCCGTTCCCGCGCCGTCAGCAGGGCGCAGAGGGTCGCGCCCGAGGCCGAATCCTGGATCACGCCGGTGAAGCCCGCGTCCAGGCCGATCATCTGCCGCAGCCAGTCCAGCACGCGGCCCTCCATCTCGGCGGCCGCCGGCGAGGTCTGCCACATCATGCACTGGGCGCCGAGCGTGGCCGTGAGCATCTCCGCCAGCACCGAAGGCGGGCTGGAATTGGCGGGGAAATAGGCGAAGAAGGACGGATGCTGCCAGTGGGTCATGCCCGGCAGCACGTCGCGGACGAAGTCGCTCATGATTGCGTTCATCGATTCGCCCGCCGCCGGGGCGCTCGCTGCCAGTTTCGCCGCGACCTCTCCCGGCTTCGTCTGCGCCCGCACCGGAAAATCCTCGACGCGCGCCATGTAGTCGGTCATCCAGTCGACCATCTGATGGGCGTGGCTGCGGAACTCGTCGATATCCATGGGGCAGTCTCCGGCGTGTGACGGCGGCGAACTTGACACGGCCCCGCCCTTGACGAAATAGGTGATCCCTTCATCCTGCGCCCCAGCCTCACCAGCGGAGACTCCCATGGCCGAAACCATCGAGACCAAGGTTCTGATCATCGGGTCGGGTCCGGCCGGGTGCACGGCGGCGATCTATGCCGCGCGCGCGGGCCTGCAGCCGGTCATGGTGCATGGCATCCAGCCTGGCGGTCAGCTCACCATCACCACCGACGTCGAGAACTACCCCGGCTTCGCCGACGTCATCCAGGGCCCGTGGCTGATGGAGCAGATGGAAAAGCAGGCAGCCAATGTCGGCACCCGGATCGTCCACGACATCGTCGCCGAAATCGATCTGTCGAAGCGGCCCTTCGTGGCGAAGGGCGACGGCGGCAACACCTATGTCGGCGAGACCGTGATCATCTCCACCGGCGCCTCGGCCAAATGGCTCGGCCTGCCCAGCGAGCAGAAGTTCCAGGGCTTCGGCGTCTCGGCCTGCGCCACCTGCGACGGCTTCTTCTACCGCGGCAAGGAAGTCTGCGTCATCGGCGGCGGCAACACCGCGGCCGAGGAAGCCCTGTTCCTGACCCACTTCGCCTCGAAGGTCTGGCTCATCCACCGCCGCGATTCGCTCCGCGCCGAGCACATCCTGCAGCAGCGGGTGCTGAAGCACGACAAGATCGAGGTGGTCTGGGATCACGTCCTGGACGAGGTTCTCGGCGACGAGGATCCGCTGGGCGTCACCGGGGTGCGCATCCGTCACGCGACCAGCGGCGAGACCCGGGAGATCCCGGTGCATGGCGTCTTCGTCGCCATCGGGCACAACCCGAACACCGAGCTGTTCAGGGGCCAGGTCGACATGGACCATGAAGGCTACATCCTCACCGCGCCGGATTCGACCGCCACCAACATACCCGGCGTCTTCGCCTCGGGCGACGTCCAGGACAAGATCTACCGCCAGGCCGTGACGGCCGCGGGCACCGGCTGCATGGCGGCGCTGGAGGCCGAAAAGTTCGCCGCCGCCGCCGAACTGCCCCAGGCCGCGGAGTAGAATTCGCGCCCGGCGGCGGGCCTGCCCGTCGTTTTTGCTTGTCGACTCGTGCGCACTGGATATTTTCGGCCCCATGGATTGGGACAAGTTGCGCATTTTTCACACGGTCGCGGACGCCGGAAGCTTCACTCATGCGGGTGAACTATTGAACCTCAGCCAGTCGGCGGTCAGCCGGCAGGTAAGCGCCCTGGAGGAGAGCCTTCGGACGACGCTGTTCCGCCGACACGCCCGCGGCCTCATCCTCACCGAACAGGGCGAATTGCTCTACAAGACCGCCCGCGAGGTGTTCTCCAAGCTGGCCATGGCCGAGGCCATGCTGACCGACGCCAAGGAGAAGCCGCGCGGCGACCTGACGGTCTCGACCACCGTCGGCCTCGGCTCGACCTGGCTGACACCGCGCATCCGCGCGTTCATCGAGGCCTACCCGGACATCTCGGTCCATCTCGTGCTGACAGACGGCGAGGTCGACCTGACGATGCGCGAGGCCGACATCGCCATCAAGCTCCGGCCGCCGACCCAGCCGGATCTCATCCAGCGCAAGATGAACTCGATGAACTTCCACCTCTACGCCTCGCCCGACTACATCAAGCGGCGCGGCACACCGAAGGCCCCGGAAGATCTCGACAAGCATGCCCTGATCATCTACGGCGCGGAAACGGTGACCCCGGTGCCGACCAGCAACTGGGTGATGGAGCTGGGCGCCAACCCCAACCGGCCCCGCCGGCCGGTGCTGACCGTCAACAACGTCTACGGCCTGCTGCTGGCCGTCGAAAGCGGCCTCGGCATCGCCGCCCTGCCCGACTACATCGTCCAGGGCCACAGCAAGGCCGTACGCGTGCTCGATGACATCGCGGGCCCGAGTTTCGACACCTATTTCGTCTATCCGGAGGAACTCCGGAACTCGAAGCGAATCGCGGTCTTCCGGGACTTCCTCATCCAGCAGGTCTCGGATACCCAGTTCTGAGAGTGGCAGAAGGGCAACATTTTTTAATAAATCAGTTTACGTAAACGGAAGTTGTGCTTTTTCAGTACGTTATAGCTCTGCGACATTTGCATAGCTGAATTTCGACTGTACCACTTTATTTCACCACGCCGACGACCTACATCTCGCGCATGGATGTTGCATCGCAGCATCGACGGGCGATCCGGCGCCTCCCTGTCGGATTGTCCGACGTCTCTTGAGACGTGAAGCCTCCCTGTTAGACTCGGCGGGTCCACTTGTTGGACCCGCCTTTTTTCTTTTCGGGGACAGAACGGTGCAGATTCGCCCTGCCGTAGCCGCAGACTCCGCCGTGCTGACGGAACTCGCTCTCCGCTCCAAGGCCCACTGGGGCTATGACGCCGCCTTCATGGATGCCTGCCGCGACGAGCTGACGGTGACCCCCGACCAGATCGTCGAACGGACGATGCTGGTAGCCGAGGAAGGCGGCCGGCTCGTCGCCATGGCGGGGCTGGAACCGGACGCGGACGTGCTGGGCCTGTGGAACATGTTCGTCACACCCGAATGCATCGGCACCGGTCTGGGTGGTGTGCTTTTCCGCGCCATCGCCGACAAGGCGCGTGAGGCCGGCGCGCGCTGCCTCTACATCGATTCCGATCCCAACGCCCGGCCGTTCTACGAACACATGGGCGCAAGACTGGTCAGCGAGTCGCCCTCCGACTCGATTCCGGGCCGCACACTGCCCCGCCTTCGACTGGACCTGTAGCTGCGCTGGCCGCCCCTCCGCGCACGGCCTATTCTCGTTCCCCAGGTGGATGGTGGAACGACGGGAGGCGGACATGGCGACAGCGGATGCACGGACTGCATGGATCACCGGCGCGGGCAGCGGAATCGGTCAGGCGGCCGCCGTCGCGCTCGCCCGTGACGGCTTCGCAGTCGTCGCCAGCGGACGCCGCCCCGAACCGCTGAACGAAACCGCCGCGATCATCGCGGACGGCGGCGGAACCTGCGTGGTCGAGCCTCTCGACGTGGCCGACCCGGACGCCTGCGCCGCGGTCGCCGGCCGCACCCAGCAGCGCTTCGGGGGCATCGATGTGCTGGTCGCCAACGCCGGCCTCAACGTGAAGGACCGTCATCTGGACAGCCTCAGCGTCGCCGACTGGCGGCAGGTCATCGACGTCGACGTCAACGGCGTCTTCCAGTGCATCCATCCGGTGCTGCCGATGATGCGCGCCCGGGGCGGCGGCCTGATCGTGAACGTCTCCTCCTGGGCGGGCCGCTGGCCCGCCTATCTGGCCGGGGCCGCCTACAACGCCGCCAAGCATGCGGTCAGCGCCATGAACGAGCTGATCAACATGGAGGAAGGCGGCAACGGCATCCGCGCCACGGCACTCTGTCCGGGCGAGGTCTATACGCCCATCATGGACGCCCGTCCCGTGCCACCGCCGCCGGAGGAACTGGAAAAGATGGTGCAGATGGCCGACATGGGCGAGGTCATCGCCTGGCTGGCCGCACTGCCGCCCCATGTCTGCATCAACGAACTGGTGATCAGCCCCACCGACAACCGCATCTACCGGGCCCAGCGCATCCGCTGACGCTGCCGGGGCGACCGGTACGTTTGGACGCACGGGGGTTGGCGCGGCCCGGCGCCCTTCCCCATCTTTCGCCGCAAGCGATCAAGAAGACGAAGGGGAAACAAGATGAACAGGAATCGCAATCTCCTCACCACGACCTGCATCGCCGCCATGCTGGCGATGCCCATGGCCGTCCAGGCCGGCGACAGCAAGACCGACATGAATGCTGGCAATCAGCATGAAGTCTCCGACGCCGGCAGCGCGGCAGGCGAAGCCCCGACCGGCGAGCGCTCCGAACTTCAGAAGGCCTGGGACGAGTTCGCAAGATTCACTGCCGAGCAGAAGGACGCGGCCGTTCAGGCAGGCGACGACATGCTGAACGCCATGGACGAACGCATCGCCGGTTGGCGCGAAGCTGCCCGCGAGGATGGCGTGTCACCGGAAGAGGAAGAAGATCGCGTCGCGGAAATGCGCTCGGTTCGACGGGACATCTCCTCGCAACTGGACGAAGCCAGGGTCACGCACGACGAAGACTGGAGCGCCGAGGTCTGGCGCGATTTCAAACAGGCGGTCGGCGAGGCCGTCGACACATTCGAATCCCAGTTCGACGACGACACCGCCTACGAATCGGGCGAGAAGCCCTATCAGGAAGGGGCCGCAGGCGGCAACTGATCCACGATTTCATCCACATTGTGGACAAAACGATCCCCGCCTGATTTCCGGGCGGGGATCGTTCGATCCTGATCCGCGTGGCGCGCCGTGATAGGATCGGCACCATGTCCGACAACATCACAGCGTTCCCCGGCGATGCGCCGGACCACGAAGGCGGCGACGCCGCGCCGAAGGTCCTGCCCCATAATCTCGAGGCCGAGCAGCAGCTTCTCGGCGCCCTGCTCTACAACAACGACGCGGCGGCGCGGGTGCTCGACTTCCTGAAGCCGGAGCACTTCTTCCAGCCGCTGCACGGCCGCATCTACGAATCCATCCTTACACTGATCGAACGCGGCGAACTGGCCAATCCGGTCACGCTGAAGACCCGCTTCGAACAGGACGCGGCGATCAGGGAACTGGGCGGCCCCGGCTACCTCGTCGACCTGACGGCGCGCGCGGTCAACGTCATCCGGGCGGAGGAATACGCCCGCATCCTCTACGATCTCTTCCTCCGCCGGGAAATCATCCTGCTCAGCGAGGAAATGGCCGAGCGCGGGCGCACGGCGGACCTCACCGACGCGGCGAGCCAGCAGATCGAGGATGCGGAATCGCGCCTCTACACCCTGGCCGAAGCCGGCGAGGTGAAGAACGACTTCCGATCCTTCAAGATCGCCGTGGCCGAGAGCCTCGACCGCATCGAGGCGGCGTACAAGCGCGAGGGCCAACTCGTCGGCGTTACCACGGGTCTGCGCGAGATGGATCAGCGCCTGGGCGGCCTGCACCGCACGGACCTGCTGATTCTCGCCGGCCGACCAGGCATGGGCAAATCTGCGCTGGCCATGACCATCGCGCTGAACGCCACGCGCGCCTACCGGCCGATCTACAACGACGCCGGCGATATCGTGGACGCCGAAGGCGCCGTGGTCGGCGTCTTCAGCCTGGAAATGAGCCGCGAACAGCTCGCCACCCGCATCGTCTCCGAACAGACCCGGATCAGTTCCAGCGATCTCCGCACCGGGCGCATCGACAAGAACGCGTACCTCAACACAGTGGTGCCCGCGACGCAGGAACTGATGGATCTGCCGCTGTTCATCGACGACACGCCAGCACTCTCCATCG includes:
- a CDS encoding pyridoxal phosphate-dependent decarboxylase family protein — translated: MDIDEFRSHAHQMVDWMTDYMARVEDFPVRAQTKPGEVAAKLAASAPAAGESMNAIMSDFVRDVLPGMTHWQHPSFFAYFPANSSPPSVLAEMLTATLGAQCMMWQTSPAAAEMEGRVLDWLRQMIGLDAGFTGVIQDSASGATLCALLTARERATDDMANEAGLAGGPELVVYCSDQTHTSIEKGAKIAGYGRRNVRKVATGDDFAIVPGELARTIDDDIAAGRKPACVVASLGATGVGAIDDLKSVGEICAARGVFLHVDAAWAGAALILPECRWMLEGQGNVDSLVFNPHKWLLTNFDCAAHFVRDPEALVRTFAIDATYYQGPETGQVADYRDWGVPLGRRFRALKLWFVLRSYGVEGLQAFLRSHIALAEDLERRIAAEPDFELVAPRVLSLINFRYRPEGADDAACDELNERLLLALNDSGEAYFTPNRVRGRYAIRISIGQARTEARHVDAAWDLIGRTARAL
- the trxB gene encoding thioredoxin-disulfide reductase, which encodes MAETIETKVLIIGSGPAGCTAAIYAARAGLQPVMVHGIQPGGQLTITTDVENYPGFADVIQGPWLMEQMEKQAANVGTRIVHDIVAEIDLSKRPFVAKGDGGNTYVGETVIISTGASAKWLGLPSEQKFQGFGVSACATCDGFFYRGKEVCVIGGGNTAAEEALFLTHFASKVWLIHRRDSLRAEHILQQRVLKHDKIEVVWDHVLDEVLGDEDPLGVTGVRIRHATSGETREIPVHGVFVAIGHNPNTELFRGQVDMDHEGYILTAPDSTATNIPGVFASGDVQDKIYRQAVTAAGTGCMAALEAEKFAAAAELPQAAE
- a CDS encoding LysR family transcriptional regulator produces the protein MDWDKLRIFHTVADAGSFTHAGELLNLSQSAVSRQVSALEESLRTTLFRRHARGLILTEQGELLYKTAREVFSKLAMAEAMLTDAKEKPRGDLTVSTTVGLGSTWLTPRIRAFIEAYPDISVHLVLTDGEVDLTMREADIAIKLRPPTQPDLIQRKMNSMNFHLYASPDYIKRRGTPKAPEDLDKHALIIYGAETVTPVPTSNWVMELGANPNRPRRPVLTVNNVYGLLLAVESGLGIAALPDYIVQGHSKAVRVLDDIAGPSFDTYFVYPEELRNSKRIAVFRDFLIQQVSDTQF
- a CDS encoding GNAT family N-acetyltransferase, giving the protein MLTELALRSKAHWGYDAAFMDACRDELTVTPDQIVERTMLVAEEGGRLVAMAGLEPDADVLGLWNMFVTPECIGTGLGGVLFRAIADKAREAGARCLYIDSDPNARPFYEHMGARLVSESPSDSIPGRTLPRLRLDL
- a CDS encoding SDR family oxidoreductase → MATADARTAWITGAGSGIGQAAAVALARDGFAVVASGRRPEPLNETAAIIADGGGTCVVEPLDVADPDACAAVAGRTQQRFGGIDVLVANAGLNVKDRHLDSLSVADWRQVIDVDVNGVFQCIHPVLPMMRARGGGLIVNVSSWAGRWPAYLAGAAYNAAKHAVSAMNELINMEEGGNGIRATALCPGEVYTPIMDARPVPPPPEELEKMVQMADMGEVIAWLAALPPHVCINELVISPTDNRIYRAQRIR
- a CDS encoding replicative DNA helicase encodes the protein MSDNITAFPGDAPDHEGGDAAPKVLPHNLEAEQQLLGALLYNNDAAARVLDFLKPEHFFQPLHGRIYESILTLIERGELANPVTLKTRFEQDAAIRELGGPGYLVDLTARAVNVIRAEEYARILYDLFLRREIILLSEEMAERGRTADLTDAASQQIEDAESRLYTLAEAGEVKNDFRSFKIAVAESLDRIEAAYKREGQLVGVTTGLREMDQRLGGLHRTDLLILAGRPGMGKSALAMTIALNATRAYRPIYNDAGDIVDAEGAVVGVFSLEMSREQLATRIVSEQTRISSSDLRTGRIDKNAYLNTVVPATQELMDLPLFIDDTPALSIAQLRSRARRLKRQHGLGLIIIDYIQLMRPSGQKRVENRVQELTEITQGLKAVAKELNVPVLALSQLSRQVEQREDKRPQLSDLRESGSIEQDADVVMFVYREAYYAQKDKPDEENFAEMEQWQQKMAQIYNRAEIIIGKQRHGPTGTMEVFFEPEFTIFRNLDTHHDPSEIH